A part of Desulfobacter sp. genomic DNA contains:
- a CDS encoding cytidine deaminase: protein MDQSPGKRPSWNEYFMGITDLVAGRATCTRRKVGAVLVKEKRILCSGYNGAPSGVPHCRETGCLREQLKVPSGEKHELCRGVHAEQNAIIQAAFHGIPVNGAVLYCTTQPCSICAKMIINAGIKKVYYKEGYDDPLSMDMFAQAGVELVRLST, encoded by the coding sequence ATGGATCAGTCACCCGGAAAACGGCCTTCATGGAATGAATATTTCATGGGGATCACCGATTTGGTCGCCGGCCGCGCCACCTGCACCCGGAGAAAGGTGGGGGCGGTGCTGGTCAAGGAAAAACGGATTCTCTGTTCCGGATACAACGGGGCGCCCTCGGGGGTGCCCCACTGCCGGGAAACCGGCTGTCTGAGGGAACAACTCAAGGTCCCTTCCGGGGAGAAACACGAGTTGTGCCGGGGGGTGCATGCTGAACAGAATGCCATCATCCAGGCGGCTTTCCACGGCATTCCCGTTAACGGGGCCGTTCTTTACTGCACCACCCAGCCGTGTTCCATCTGTGCCAAGATGATTATTAACGCAGGTATAAAAAAGGTATATTACAAGGAAGGGTATGACGATCCCCTTTCCATGGACATGTTTGCCCAGGCCGGTGTGGAACTGGTCCGGCTGAGTACCTGA
- the nrdR gene encoding transcriptional repressor NrdR, with translation MKCPFCGKLNTRVVDSRPGKIEFEVRRRRECQGCSQRFTTYERVEQVPVMIVKKDNRREEFDREKILKGIQKACEKRAISVDQIEEMVASIERDLREGADREVLSKVVGEKIITALKEVDDVAYVRFASVYREFKDVADFIQELKGMLPDDCRPEELDQLGSTDRNHD, from the coding sequence ATGAAATGCCCTTTTTGCGGAAAACTGAATACCCGGGTGGTTGATTCCAGGCCGGGCAAAATTGAGTTTGAAGTCCGGCGAAGAAGGGAATGCCAGGGATGTTCCCAGCGGTTTACCACCTATGAACGGGTGGAGCAGGTCCCTGTGATGATTGTCAAAAAAGACAACCGCAGGGAGGAATTCGACAGAGAAAAAATCCTCAAAGGCATCCAGAAAGCCTGCGAAAAGCGGGCCATCAGTGTGGATCAGATTGAAGAAATGGTGGCCTCCATTGAGCGGGATCTTCGTGAAGGTGCGGACCGGGAGGTTTTATCCAAGGTGGTCGGGGAGAAGATTATCACGGCCTTGAAGGAAGTGGATGATGTGGCCTATGTCCGGTTCGCTTCTGTATACCGGGAGTTCAAGGATGTGGCCGATTTTATCCAGGAACTCAAGGGGATGCTGCCCGATGACTGCCGCCCTGAAGAACTGGACCAGCTGGGCTCGACGGACAGGAACCATGACTGA
- the ribD gene encoding bifunctional diaminohydroxyphosphoribosylaminopyrimidine deaminase/5-amino-6-(5-phosphoribosylamino)uracil reductase RibD: protein MTDNRYMELALELAAKGKGFTSPNPCVGAVVVKDGDIIGRGYHPKAGGPHAEVVAIDDAHAHAPGRLAGSTIYVTLEPCNHFGKTPPCTRKILSAGITRVVVGCTDPNPVAAGGIDLLRENGVDVETGILQDRARTLIEDFIWYNQNEKRPFVTLKCAATLDGRIATRSGDSQWITNELSRGYGHRLRHEADAILIGSGTLHADNPSLTARIPGETTVDPARVVLDSRLTVKEDAKIITQDSQAPTIIVAGPHADAKKASRLEAKGVKIIRVNLIDGKLDLNELVIKLGNMSISSILIEGGGRVAASALKAGIVNKVCYFIAPKILGGSDGLPVFSGEGPEKIKDVCELTRVTTMSFGSDILVTGYITKNNHQGDRPCSPVS, encoded by the coding sequence ATGACTGATAACAGGTATATGGAACTGGCCCTGGAGCTGGCGGCCAAGGGAAAGGGGTTTACCTCACCCAATCCCTGCGTAGGGGCAGTGGTGGTGAAAGACGGCGATATTATCGGCCGCGGATACCATCCCAAGGCCGGCGGGCCCCACGCAGAGGTGGTGGCCATTGACGACGCCCATGCCCATGCGCCGGGCCGGCTTGCCGGTTCCACCATTTATGTTACCCTTGAACCCTGCAACCATTTCGGAAAAACCCCGCCCTGCACCCGGAAAATTTTGTCTGCAGGCATCACCCGTGTGGTGGTGGGCTGCACAGATCCCAATCCCGTGGCTGCCGGCGGCATTGATCTTTTAAGGGAAAACGGGGTTGATGTGGAAACCGGGATTCTACAGGACCGGGCCCGGACCCTCATCGAAGATTTTATCTGGTACAACCAGAATGAAAAACGTCCCTTTGTCACCCTCAAGTGCGCGGCCACCCTTGACGGCCGCATTGCCACCCGATCCGGGGATTCCCAGTGGATTACCAATGAACTCTCCCGGGGGTACGGGCACAGGCTTCGCCACGAGGCCGACGCCATCCTCATCGGTTCCGGCACCCTCCATGCCGACAATCCATCGCTGACGGCAAGGATACCCGGGGAAACCACCGTGGACCCGGCCCGGGTTGTTCTGGATTCCCGGCTGACAGTGAAAGAAGATGCCAAAATTATTACCCAGGATTCCCAGGCGCCCACCATCATCGTTGCGGGTCCCCATGCGGACGCCAAAAAAGCCTCAAGGCTTGAAGCCAAAGGGGTGAAGATCATCCGGGTGAATCTTATTGACGGAAAGCTTGATTTAAATGAACTTGTGATTAAGTTAGGAAACATGTCCATATCAAGCATCCTCATAGAAGGGGGCGGCCGGGTGGCTGCCTCAGCCCTGAAAGCCGGTATTGTCAACAAGGTCTGCTACTTTATCGCCCCCAAAATTCTAGGGGGCAGCGACGGCCTTCCCGTATTCTCCGGAGAAGGACCTGAGAAAATCAAGGATGTCTGTGAATTGACCCGGGTGACGACAATGAGCTTTGGCTCTGATATCCTGGTCACCGGCTATATTACCAAAAATAACCATCAGGGAGACCGCCCGTGTTCACCGGTATCATAG
- a CDS encoding riboflavin synthase: MFTGIIESFGTIKRIESNGEGKVLLIGCDLDLSQSKIGDSIAVNGACLTAVSLGTNQFRVDMAPETVARTTFKKMGPGSRVNIERALKLSDRIDGHLVSGHIDGTGTISAIKKMSNAVIIDVTVPENLAADMIEKGSVAIEGISLTINKCWETGFQVSIIPHTAQITTIGTKQVGDEVNIETDMLGKYVRKILNTGGGSVNSPGSNDSDISMSLLARNGFL; encoded by the coding sequence GTGTTCACCGGTATCATAGAAAGTTTTGGCACCATCAAGCGCATTGAATCCAATGGAGAGGGGAAGGTGCTGCTTATCGGATGCGACCTGGACCTCTCCCAGAGCAAGATCGGCGATTCCATTGCCGTCAACGGCGCCTGCCTTACCGCTGTCAGTCTTGGCACCAACCAGTTTCGTGTGGATATGGCCCCGGAAACCGTTGCAAGAACCACATTTAAAAAGATGGGACCGGGCAGCCGGGTGAATATCGAGCGGGCATTGAAGCTGTCCGACCGCATCGACGGCCATCTGGTGTCGGGGCATATTGACGGTACCGGCACCATCAGCGCCATAAAAAAAATGAGCAATGCTGTCATCATAGATGTGACGGTGCCGGAAAACCTGGCCGCAGATATGATTGAAAAAGGATCGGTGGCCATTGAAGGGATAAGCCTGACCATCAATAAATGCTGGGAGACCGGATTTCAGGTCAGCATTATTCCCCACACCGCCCAGATTACCACCATCGGCACAAAGCAGGTGGGGGACGAGGTCAATATTGAAACGGACATGCTGGGCAAGTATGTCAGAAAAATTTTAAACACAGGCGGGGGGAGCGTGAATTCTCCGGGGTCCAATGATTCCGATATTTCCATGTCACTCCTGGCCCGTAATGGATTTTTATAA
- a CDS encoding bifunctional 3,4-dihydroxy-2-butanone-4-phosphate synthase/GTP cyclohydrolase II, whose translation MPHLTIEQAIEDIKNGKMVILVDDEDRENEGDLTMAAEAVTPEAINFMATYGRGLICLSLDSSIADRLDLPMMVENNTSQFETGFTVSIEAKRGVTTGISAADRATTILTAVADDTTPADIARPGHIFPLRARDGGVMVRIGQTEGSVDLARLAGLKPAGVICEIMDEDGTMARMPALETFAKKHGIGICTVADLVKYRMKTESFVKRAAETVIPTKVGGEFRIIAYENDMDNLTHIALVKGEIDPEKEILVRVHSECMTGDIFSSQRCDCQDQLHRAMKMVDEEGMGVILYLRQEGRGIGLVNKLKAYEYQRQGLDTVEANEKLGFDADLRDYGVGAQMLVDIGVKKMRLMTNNPKKMIGLEGYGLSVVEQVPIEVEANCHNQGYLKCKQAKMGHLLHM comes from the coding sequence ATGCCGCACTTAACCATTGAACAGGCAATTGAAGATATTAAAAACGGTAAAATGGTCATCCTCGTTGATGATGAAGACCGGGAAAATGAAGGCGACCTGACCATGGCGGCCGAGGCGGTTACGCCCGAAGCCATTAATTTTATGGCCACTTACGGCCGGGGGCTGATCTGCCTTTCCCTGGACTCTTCCATTGCCGACCGCCTGGATCTGCCCATGATGGTGGAAAACAACACCTCACAGTTTGAGACCGGTTTCACGGTTTCCATCGAAGCCAAACGGGGCGTGACCACAGGTATCTCCGCAGCGGACCGGGCCACTACCATTCTCACCGCCGTGGCCGATGACACCACCCCGGCCGACATTGCACGGCCCGGACATATTTTCCCCCTGCGGGCCCGCGACGGGGGGGTCATGGTCAGAATCGGCCAGACCGAAGGATCTGTGGATCTGGCCCGGCTGGCCGGCCTCAAACCCGCCGGTGTTATCTGCGAGATCATGGACGAAGACGGCACCATGGCCCGGATGCCCGCCCTTGAGACATTTGCCAAGAAACACGGCATTGGCATCTGCACCGTGGCCGATCTGGTCAAGTACCGGATGAAAACCGAAAGTTTTGTGAAGCGTGCTGCTGAAACCGTTATCCCCACCAAAGTGGGCGGCGAGTTCAGGATCATTGCCTATGAAAACGATATGGACAATCTCACCCACATTGCCCTGGTCAAGGGGGAGATAGACCCTGAAAAAGAAATCCTGGTCCGGGTCCATTCCGAATGCATGACCGGGGATATATTTTCTTCCCAGCGGTGTGACTGCCAGGACCAGCTCCACCGGGCCATGAAAATGGTGGATGAAGAGGGCATGGGCGTTATCCTTTACCTGCGCCAGGAGGGCCGGGGCATCGGCCTGGTTAACAAGCTCAAGGCCTATGAATACCAGCGCCAGGGACTGGATACGGTTGAAGCCAATGAAAAGCTGGGGTTTGACGCGGACCTGCGTGACTACGGGGTCGGCGCCCAGATGCTGGTGGACATCGGCGTTAAGAAAATGCGTCTGATGACCAACAATCCCAAAAAAATGATCGGCCTGGAAGGTTACGGCCTTTCCGTGGTGGAGCAGGTGCCCATTGAAGTGGAAGCCAACTGCCACAACCAGGGCTATTTGAAATGCAAGCAGGCCAAGATGGGCCACCTTCTTCATATGTAA
- a CDS encoding 6,7-dimethyl-8-ribityllumazine synthase has translation MPNLIEAGLSAKGKKFGIIASRFNDFIVGKLVDGAVDALVRSGAEDKDITVLKVPGAFEIPLVAKKMVGQKKYDAVICLGAVIRGATTHYDYVCAEVSKGIAAVSMDAEVPVMFGILTTETIEQAIERAGTKAGNKGFDVALGAVEMANLCQDMGK, from the coding sequence ATGCCGAATCTAATTGAAGCCGGCCTGAGTGCCAAGGGGAAGAAATTCGGAATCATTGCCTCCCGGTTTAATGATTTCATTGTGGGAAAGCTGGTTGACGGGGCCGTGGACGCCCTGGTCAGAAGCGGCGCCGAAGACAAAGATATCACCGTTCTTAAAGTCCCCGGTGCCTTTGAAATTCCCCTGGTGGCCAAGAAAATGGTCGGCCAGAAAAAATACGACGCCGTCATCTGCCTTGGGGCGGTGATCCGCGGTGCCACCACCCACTATGACTATGTCTGCGCCGAAGTCTCCAAGGGGATCGCCGCAGTCAGCATGGATGCCGAGGTTCCTGTTATGTTTGGCATCTTGACCACGGAAACCATTGAGCAGGCCATTGAAAGGGCCGGTACCAAAGCCGGTAACAAGGGGTTTGATGTGGCCCTTGGTGCCGTTGAAATGGCCAACCTCTGCCAGGATATGGGCAAATAA
- the nusB gene encoding transcription antitermination factor NusB produces MGNRRKSRELALQALFFLDVNGADPETGIEAFCTEHEGEISEEVKPFFLELVNGALADQDEIDRLLNKWAKNWKISRMPVVDRNIMRLAVFEMIRRPDIPASVSINEAVEIGKKFGTRDSGPFINGVLDRIRIQESL; encoded by the coding sequence ATGGGAAACAGAAGAAAATCCCGGGAACTGGCGCTCCAGGCCCTGTTTTTCCTGGACGTGAACGGTGCTGATCCCGAAACGGGTATTGAAGCGTTTTGTACCGAGCATGAAGGGGAGATCAGTGAGGAGGTGAAACCCTTTTTTCTGGAATTGGTCAACGGGGCGTTGGCCGACCAGGACGAAATCGACCGCCTCTTGAACAAATGGGCCAAGAACTGGAAAATTTCCAGGATGCCGGTGGTGGACCGTAACATCATGCGCCTGGCTGTCTTCGAAATGATACGCCGGCCCGATATCCCCGCTTCGGTCTCCATCAACGAAGCCGTTGAAATCGGAAAGAAATTCGGCACCCGGGATTCCGGCCCTTTTATTAACGGGGTGCTGGACCGGATCAGGATTCAGGAGAGTTTATAA
- a CDS encoding MBL fold metallo-hydrolase yields the protein MIIQKLEVGPIMANCFILGCEKTKEAAVIDPGDDADRILMALAKSELRVKYLINTHGHFDHVGANKRMKEATGADIACHPEDEPMLVELSRSAAMFGLSAENSPPADLLLKEGDEVSFGEITLKVIHTPGHSPGGICLYTPGHLFAGDTLFMGSIGRTDLPGGNYDTLISSIKTKLLDLPEDTMVYTGHGPETNIGNEKRMNPFLR from the coding sequence GTGATAATACAGAAGCTTGAAGTCGGCCCCATTATGGCCAATTGTTTTATTCTCGGATGTGAAAAAACCAAGGAAGCGGCAGTGATTGATCCGGGGGATGATGCCGACAGGATACTGATGGCCCTGGCCAAGTCCGAACTGAGAGTAAAGTATCTGATCAACACCCACGGCCATTTTGATCACGTGGGGGCCAACAAGCGGATGAAGGAAGCCACCGGCGCCGACATCGCCTGCCACCCTGAGGATGAACCCATGCTGGTGGAACTTTCCAGGTCAGCCGCCATGTTCGGCCTCTCCGCCGAGAATTCTCCCCCTGCCGATCTTTTGCTCAAAGAGGGGGATGAGGTCTCCTTCGGTGAGATTACTTTAAAGGTGATCCACACCCCGGGCCACTCCCCAGGGGGAATCTGCCTGTATACCCCGGGCCATTTGTTTGCCGGTGACACCCTTTTCATGGGGTCCATCGGCCGCACAGACCTGCCCGGCGGGAACTACGACACCTTGATTTCCAGTATTAAGACCAAATTGCTTGATCTGCCGGAAGATACCATGGTCTATACGGGTCACGGCCCTGAAACCAATATCGGAAACGAAAAACGGATGAACCCCTTCCTCAGATGA
- the pabB gene encoding aminodeoxychorismate synthase component I — protein sequence MMGTLPDLPAITDIFVQEISPGFPFELAAARFAGDPGTVVLLSGSDMDCARYNCLAVDPWLELTGYRDRMALEIRSADGTVTRTRITQNPFDLLNDLVARLTLSNFQTDLPCAAGLFGYFGYDLKDQIEALPRTCAETFLPDICLYLPSAVLTQDQRSGKTTLSVPVLDKDMARARTCAETFLARMDYPWEPSGFSIDFRGFTSSFSRDEYMDAVAKVIQYLRAGDIYQANLSQRFETGFSGDTYSLFLELFRRNPAAFFSYINAGNHQVVSTSPERFIQVADRAVETRPIKGTIARCADPDADKANGRKLSSSLKDDAELTMIVDLMRNDISRVTEAGSVEVVEHKRLEPYENVFHLVSVVKGTLQPDKTAVDLIRGTFPGGSITGCPKIRAMEIIDELEPVKRHVYTGSIGYISFHGTMDLSIAIRTATVFDGRLIFSVGGGIVYDSDPEKEFQETLDKGKTIMETLLSASSKPDTAPLKAWINGKLTDQDRSVVPAAGPAYEYGAGLFETLRVDRGRPVLLAEHIRRMERSWDQLFDLPLPDITWDRVIDQLVRENGLAGRTAAVKLIMAPDGRPGHRVYTAAYIRPYVHRLEVLGKSGLDLAVFPESRETFLADHKTMNYFFYERAGAWARKNGADEALILNPDRSVSETNTCSIFALEGNTLVIPQSTHVLPGVTLAAVTGALAGRGYKVKHEPLSVERLAALPNVMAANSLMGAVPVDRIGEIGILHDPALCPMINRLLEGAE from the coding sequence ATGATGGGAACGCTGCCTGACCTCCCCGCAATAACAGATATTTTCGTCCAGGAAATTTCCCCTGGATTTCCCTTTGAACTGGCAGCAGCACGGTTTGCCGGAGACCCCGGCACCGTGGTGTTGCTTTCGGGTTCGGACATGGACTGCGCCAGGTATAATTGCCTGGCCGTGGATCCCTGGCTGGAATTGACCGGATACCGGGACCGCATGGCATTGGAGATAAGGTCTGCCGATGGAACGGTCACAAGAACCCGGATTACCCAGAATCCCTTCGACCTGCTCAATGACCTGGTCGCCCGGCTGACACTCAGTAATTTTCAGACCGATCTGCCCTGCGCCGCAGGGCTGTTCGGCTATTTCGGCTATGATCTCAAGGATCAGATCGAAGCGCTGCCCAGAACTTGCGCGGAAACGTTTTTGCCCGATATCTGCCTTTATCTGCCTTCCGCTGTTTTGACCCAGGATCAAAGATCCGGCAAGACGACTTTGTCCGTACCGGTCTTGGACAAGGATATGGCCCGTGCCCGAACCTGTGCCGAGACCTTTCTCGCCCGGATGGATTATCCCTGGGAACCGTCTGGATTTTCCATAGATTTCCGGGGGTTTACCTCCTCTTTTTCCCGGGATGAGTACATGGACGCCGTTGCAAAGGTCATCCAATACCTCAGGGCCGGGGATATCTACCAGGCCAACCTTTCCCAGCGGTTTGAAACCGGATTCAGCGGGGATACCTACAGCCTTTTTCTGGAATTGTTCCGGCGGAATCCTGCCGCCTTTTTCAGCTATATCAATGCCGGCAACCACCAGGTGGTTTCCACCTCCCCCGAGCGATTCATCCAGGTGGCGGACAGGGCTGTGGAAACCCGTCCCATCAAGGGGACCATTGCCCGATGTGCCGACCCTGACGCCGATAAAGCCAATGGCCGGAAGCTCTCCTCAAGCCTAAAGGATGATGCCGAACTGACCATGATCGTGGACCTCATGCGAAACGATATTTCCAGGGTGACGGAAGCCGGTTCTGTGGAGGTCGTCGAGCACAAGCGGCTGGAACCCTATGAAAACGTCTTTCACCTGGTCTCCGTGGTAAAGGGGACATTACAGCCGGATAAGACGGCTGTGGACCTCATCCGGGGCACCTTTCCCGGGGGGTCCATCACCGGCTGCCCCAAGATCAGGGCCATGGAAATCATCGATGAGCTGGAACCGGTAAAACGACATGTCTACACCGGCTCCATCGGGTACATAAGCTTTCACGGCACCATGGATCTTTCCATTGCCATCCGAACGGCCACGGTTTTTGACGGGCGGCTGATTTTTTCCGTGGGTGGTGGGATTGTTTACGATTCCGATCCCGAAAAAGAGTTCCAGGAGACCCTGGACAAGGGAAAGACCATCATGGAAACCCTGCTCAGCGCATCCTCGAAACCGGATACCGCCCCTCTAAAGGCTTGGATTAACGGGAAACTGACCGATCAAGACCGCTCTGTGGTTCCGGCTGCAGGCCCGGCATATGAGTACGGTGCCGGGCTCTTTGAGACCCTCCGTGTGGATCGGGGGCGCCCGGTGCTGCTGGCCGAACACATCCGGCGGATGGAAAGATCCTGGGATCAATTATTTGACCTGCCCCTGCCCGACATTACCTGGGACAGGGTGATTGACCAACTGGTCCGGGAAAACGGGCTGGCTGGCCGGACCGCGGCCGTAAAGCTGATCATGGCCCCGGACGGCAGGCCCGGGCATAGGGTGTATACCGCCGCTTATATCCGGCCCTATGTCCATCGGCTGGAGGTCCTGGGTAAAAGCGGACTGGATCTGGCCGTATTCCCGGAATCCAGGGAAACTTTCCTTGCGGATCACAAAACCATGAATTATTTTTTTTACGAGCGGGCAGGGGCCTGGGCCAGGAAGAACGGTGCCGATGAAGCGCTGATCCTCAATCCGGACCGCAGTGTCTCCGAAACCAATACCTGCAGTATTTTTGCCCTTGAGGGCAACACCCTGGTTATTCCCCAATCCACACATGTGTTGCCCGGGGTGACCCTGGCGGCCGTAACAGGCGCCCTGGCCGGCC